The following are encoded in a window of Nocardioides houyundeii genomic DNA:
- a CDS encoding LytR C-terminal domain-containing protein — protein MSRRRDERGVAFPSPLVMLSIIAIAMAGIAFVATKDRPAEERRVETVSRAEDPAVDPTVTEPPAPEVPEVTPTVEPEPVIERGKVYVEVYNNSGIRGLAASTAAKVSGAGWQVVGSDNWYGTVPGTTVYFPKRLKAEAELLALDLGVQRVQPAVSPMKLDRLTVILTG, from the coding sequence ATGAGCCGTCGCCGTGACGAGCGCGGGGTCGCGTTCCCGTCCCCGCTGGTCATGCTCAGCATCATCGCGATCGCGATGGCCGGCATCGCCTTCGTGGCCACCAAGGACCGCCCGGCCGAGGAGCGTCGCGTGGAGACGGTCTCGCGGGCCGAGGACCCGGCGGTCGACCCGACCGTGACCGAGCCGCCGGCCCCCGAGGTGCCGGAGGTGACCCCGACCGTGGAGCCCGAGCCGGTGATCGAGCGCGGCAAGGTCTACGTCGAGGTCTACAACAACTCGGGGATCCGCGGTCTCGCCGCCAGCACCGCCGCGAAGGTCAGCGGGGCCGGATGGCAGGTCGTCGGGTCCGACAACTGGTATGGCACCGTCCCCGGGACCACCGTCTACTTCCCCAAGCGGCTCAAGGCCGAGGCCGAGCTCCTGGCCCTCGACCTGGGCGTCCAGCGGGTGCAGCCGGCCGTCTCACCGATGAAGCTCGACCGCCTCACTGTCATCCTGACCGGCTGA
- the otsB gene encoding trehalose-phosphatase — MEFPTPEVAALYADLVRVAPELVIGLDFDGTLAPIVEDPTQAHIHPDAPELLVELAELVGGIAVITGRPARQALALGDLDEIGTRIADMGKEFVVLGQYGNERWSSRERRVVSPRPPAGLAAFLREVPWLLRRAEAVGAYVEQKGLAVALHTRRLDDPATIFARLVPVVQEVAGRHGLTVEPGRLVVEVRAPGMHKGMAVAGLVERLGAGGFLFAGDDLGDIEAFNQVRDLRSAGMPAMVVCSDGGDGPDILNELADLVVDGPDGVLALLRQLRDDIASSRRQGPVSPA; from the coding sequence ATGGAGTTCCCCACCCCGGAGGTGGCGGCGCTGTACGCCGATCTCGTGCGCGTCGCCCCAGAACTGGTGATCGGGCTCGACTTCGACGGCACCCTGGCCCCGATTGTCGAGGACCCGACACAGGCGCACATCCATCCTGACGCCCCCGAGCTGCTGGTCGAGCTCGCCGAGCTGGTCGGCGGCATCGCCGTGATCACCGGTCGGCCCGCCCGTCAGGCGCTCGCGCTGGGAGACCTGGACGAGATCGGCACCCGGATCGCCGACATGGGCAAGGAGTTCGTGGTGCTCGGCCAGTACGGCAACGAGCGCTGGAGCTCCCGCGAGCGGCGGGTCGTCTCCCCTCGCCCGCCGGCGGGACTGGCGGCCTTCCTGCGCGAGGTGCCCTGGCTGTTGCGCCGGGCCGAGGCCGTCGGGGCGTACGTCGAGCAGAAGGGCCTCGCAGTGGCGCTGCACACCCGGCGGCTCGACGACCCGGCCACGATCTTCGCGCGGCTCGTGCCGGTGGTGCAGGAGGTGGCGGGTCGGCACGGGTTGACCGTCGAGCCGGGCCGTCTGGTCGTCGAGGTCAGGGCCCCGGGCATGCACAAGGGGATGGCGGTGGCCGGCCTGGTGGAGCGCCTCGGTGCCGGCGGGTTCCTCTTCGCCGGCGACGACCTGGGCGACATCGAGGCCTTCAACCAGGTCCGGGACCTGCGCTCGGCGGGGATGCCGGCGATGGTGGTGTGCTCCGACGGCGGTGACGGGCCGGACATCCTCAACGAGCTCGCCGACCTGGTGGTCGACGGCCCCGACGGCGTGCTCGCCCTGCTGCGGCAGCTGAGGGACGACATTGCGTCCTCGAGACGGCAAGGACCCGTTTCCCCCGCCTGA
- a CDS encoding MFS transporter has protein sequence MSQTRVPDTSVLPGSVRFGYGSGSVATGAFGTVPGLMLLPFLTDSLGIAALWAGAIVLLPKLWDVVLNPVAGRISDRTVDARGPRRPWLLRAGLLLAPCFALIFAAPEMGSQVAEAAWVLVFFLAAATAYAFFQVPYVAMPAEMTDSYDERTRLMTWRVAILALTIMVAGATAPLIRDGVGGRDGYRVMGLVMALVIVAGVIASYRGTRNAPVGSVTAGAGTLGEQLRVVAGARDFRLLLTTFVLQALATGCMLAGVDYLAGDVLDSSGASTVLFVCFVGPALVLTPVWARLGARIGKKRGYVASSLVLAAGAMLAATAQSAPAAVVFAATALVGVGYAGCQVFPMAMLPDTAAADTRRTGENRVGVYTGVWTAGETLGLALGPGVFAVVLALGDYRSSTDGAALQPGSALTAITLGFSLLPATLTLLSLWWLRRYTLGAAEVDTTLEETRA, from the coding sequence ATGAGCCAGACCCGTGTGCCTGACACCTCCGTGCTTCCGGGCAGCGTGCGCTTCGGCTACGGCTCGGGCTCGGTGGCCACCGGCGCCTTCGGCACGGTGCCGGGCCTGATGCTGCTGCCGTTCCTGACCGACAGCCTCGGCATCGCGGCGCTGTGGGCCGGGGCGATCGTGTTGCTCCCCAAGCTCTGGGACGTCGTCCTCAACCCGGTGGCGGGACGGATCAGCGACCGCACGGTCGACGCCCGCGGTCCGCGCCGCCCGTGGCTGCTGCGCGCCGGCCTCCTGCTGGCCCCGTGCTTCGCGTTGATCTTCGCCGCGCCCGAGATGGGCTCCCAGGTCGCGGAGGCGGCCTGGGTGCTGGTCTTCTTCCTGGCCGCCGCGACGGCTTACGCGTTCTTCCAGGTCCCCTACGTGGCGATGCCCGCGGAGATGACCGACTCCTACGACGAGCGCACCCGGTTGATGACGTGGCGGGTGGCGATCCTCGCCCTCACCATCATGGTCGCCGGCGCGACCGCGCCGCTGATCCGCGACGGCGTCGGAGGCCGCGACGGCTACCGGGTGATGGGTCTGGTGATGGCCCTGGTCATCGTCGCCGGGGTGATCGCCTCCTACCGGGGCACCCGGAACGCTCCGGTCGGCTCCGTGACCGCGGGCGCCGGCACGCTGGGTGAGCAGCTGCGGGTCGTCGCCGGCGCCCGGGACTTCCGGCTGCTGCTCACCACCTTCGTCCTGCAGGCGCTGGCCACCGGCTGCATGCTGGCCGGGGTCGACTACCTCGCCGGCGACGTCCTGGACAGCTCGGGTGCCTCGACGGTGCTCTTCGTCTGCTTCGTCGGTCCGGCCCTGGTCCTCACCCCGGTGTGGGCCAGGCTGGGCGCGCGGATCGGCAAGAAGCGCGGGTACGTCGCCTCCTCCCTGGTGCTGGCGGCGGGCGCCATGCTGGCCGCGACCGCGCAGTCCGCCCCGGCGGCCGTGGTGTTCGCCGCCACCGCCCTGGTGGGCGTCGGCTACGCGGGGTGCCAGGTCTTCCCGATGGCGATGCTGCCGGACACGGCCGCCGCCGACACCCGGCGTACGGGTGAGAACCGGGTCGGCGTCTACACCGGCGTCTGGACGGCCGGCGAGACCCTCGGCCTCGCGCTGGGGCCGGGCGTCTTCGCGGTCGTGCTGGCGCTGGGCGACTACCGCTCCTCCACCGACGGCGCAGCCCTCCAGCCGGGCTCCGCGCTCACCGCGATCACCCTGGGCTTCAGCCTGCTGCCCGCGACACTCACCCTGCTCAGCCTGTGGTGGCTGCGCCGCTACACCCTCGGCGCGGCCGAGGTCGACACCACCCTGGAGGAGACCCGTGCCTGA
- a CDS encoding dioxygenase, with amino-acid sequence MTRMPALYIGHGAPPLLDDPVWSGELATWAEQLPRPKAILIVSAHWESAPVSLTASGAELVYDFGGFAPKYYNMRYDTPDSTALAARIAAMMPDNQPVHQHVSRGLDHGAWVPLKIMFPAADIPVVQMSLPTHDPAALLKLGERLRPLRDEGVLIMGSGFLTHGLPFLKEFRIDAAAPGWSREFDAWAAEALARGDVDELAAYRSKAPGMPYAHPTVEHYTPLFVTLGAATVADEPGEQRVDGFWMGLSKRSLQVA; translated from the coding sequence ATGACCCGGATGCCCGCGCTCTACATCGGCCACGGAGCCCCGCCGCTCCTCGATGACCCCGTGTGGTCCGGCGAGCTCGCAACCTGGGCCGAGCAACTGCCCCGCCCCAAGGCGATCCTGATCGTCAGCGCCCACTGGGAGTCGGCTCCGGTGAGCCTGACCGCCAGCGGTGCCGAGCTGGTCTACGACTTCGGCGGCTTCGCACCCAAGTACTACAACATGCGCTACGACACCCCCGACTCCACGGCCCTGGCGGCCCGGATCGCCGCGATGATGCCGGACAACCAGCCGGTGCACCAGCACGTCTCCCGCGGCCTCGACCACGGTGCCTGGGTGCCGCTGAAGATCATGTTCCCCGCAGCCGACATCCCCGTCGTCCAGATGTCCCTGCCCACCCACGACCCCGCTGCTCTGCTCAAGCTCGGCGAGCGGCTCCGGCCGCTGCGCGACGAGGGCGTGCTCATCATGGGCTCCGGCTTCCTGACCCACGGACTCCCGTTCCTCAAGGAGTTCCGGATCGACGCCGCCGCGCCGGGCTGGTCCAGGGAGTTCGACGCCTGGGCCGCCGAGGCCCTGGCTCGCGGCGACGTCGACGAGCTCGCGGCGTACCGCTCCAAGGCACCCGGGATGCCCTACGCCCACCCGACGGTGGAGCACTACACACCCCTCTTCGTGACCCTCGGTGCGGCCACCGTCGCCGACGAGCCCGGGGAGCAGCGGGTCGACGGATTCTGGATGGGACTGTCCAAGCGGTCGCTGCAGGTCGCCTGA
- a CDS encoding MoaD/ThiS family protein, giving the protein MSVSVRIPTILRTYTGGDSEVSAEGADLAGVLDDLDAKFPGIKGRVLDEAGKLRRFVNVYVGNDDVRFLDNLATPTPDGTQISVIPAVAGG; this is encoded by the coding sequence ATGAGCGTTTCCGTCCGAATCCCCACCATCCTGCGCACCTACACCGGGGGCGACTCCGAGGTCAGCGCCGAGGGTGCGGACCTGGCCGGCGTGCTGGACGACCTGGATGCGAAGTTCCCCGGCATCAAGGGGCGCGTCCTCGACGAGGCCGGCAAGCTGCGTCGGTTCGTGAACGTCTACGTCGGCAACGACGACGTGCGCTTCCTGGACAACCTTGCGACGCCCACCCCGGACGGCACCCAGATCTCCGTCATCCCCGCGGTCGCCGGGGGCTGA
- a CDS encoding uracil-DNA glycosylase → MGADTERGLDSLVARGLMAPDWAEALAPVEDRIVALGGFLREEVAAGRPYLPAGEGIFRAFVRPLSEVRVLVVGQDPYPTPGHPIGLSFAVAPDVRPLPRSLVNIYRELHDDLGHAPAPHGDLSSWADQGVMLLNRVLTVRPGEPASHRGRGWEAVTDCAIRALAERGGPCAAIVWGRDAQTLKPLLGSIPWVESAHPSPLSASRGFFGSRPFSRADRLLQEQGGSPLDWTVK, encoded by the coding sequence ATGGGAGCAGACACCGAACGCGGTCTCGACTCGCTCGTGGCCCGAGGGCTGATGGCGCCGGACTGGGCCGAGGCCCTGGCGCCGGTGGAGGACCGGATCGTGGCGCTGGGTGGCTTCCTGCGCGAGGAGGTGGCCGCCGGGCGGCCGTATCTGCCTGCCGGTGAGGGGATCTTCCGCGCCTTCGTCCGTCCGCTCTCCGAGGTCCGCGTGCTCGTGGTGGGTCAGGACCCCTACCCGACGCCGGGCCACCCGATCGGGCTGAGCTTCGCGGTGGCACCCGACGTACGGCCGTTGCCGCGGAGCCTGGTCAACATCTACCGCGAGCTGCACGACGATCTCGGTCACGCCCCGGCGCCGCACGGCGACCTGAGCTCCTGGGCCGACCAGGGGGTGATGCTGCTGAACCGGGTGCTCACGGTGCGCCCGGGCGAGCCCGCATCGCACCGGGGACGCGGCTGGGAGGCCGTCACGGACTGCGCGATCAGGGCGCTCGCCGAGCGCGGCGGCCCCTGCGCGGCGATCGTGTGGGGTCGGGACGCGCAGACGCTGAAGCCCCTCCTGGGCAGCATCCCGTGGGTGGAGTCGGCGCACCCCTCGCCACTGTCCGCCTCGCGCGGATTCTTCGGCTCGCGTCCCTTCAGCCGGGCCGACCGGCTGCTGCAGGAGCAGGGCGGGTCGCCGCTGGACTGGACCGTGAAGTGA
- a CDS encoding pyridoxal phosphate-dependent decarboxylase family protein — protein MPEAAPDALARLHELQRADLPVHGGRTLAYVYDSGLAEVDRIGREAVAAYAGSNGLDPTAFPSLLQMENELVGFAATLLDAPAQAVGTVTSGGTESVLLAVQGARDARPEIERPSMVLPETAHAAFHKAAHYFGVRAVLVPVGADFRADPVAMAAAIDETTVLVAASAPSYAHGVVDPVPEIAAAAAAAGVRCHVDACIGGWVLPYAARLGRAVTPWTFAVEGVTSISVDTHKYAYAPKGTSVLLHRSPALRRPQYFASAAWPGYTMLNSTLQSTKSGGPLAGTWAVVTTLGDEGYLRLAAEVLEAVDRIVAGLAALPELRLVVAPDSTLVALACDESCDPFTVTDEMASRGWYVQPQMSYGDQPATLHLSVSAATGAHVDELLTALAESVAAAAEVGPVRVDPDVVAFVEALDPSTLSEEDFDGLLAASGLIGDPGAGLALPERMAEVNALLDVASPGMREALLVAFLDRLARPVR, from the coding sequence GTGCCTGAGGCAGCCCCTGACGCCCTGGCTCGCCTGCACGAGCTGCAGCGCGCCGACCTGCCGGTGCACGGCGGTCGCACCCTGGCCTACGTCTACGACTCCGGCCTGGCCGAGGTGGACCGGATCGGGCGCGAGGCGGTCGCGGCGTACGCCGGGTCCAACGGCCTGGACCCCACCGCCTTCCCGAGCCTGCTGCAGATGGAGAACGAGCTGGTCGGGTTCGCCGCGACCCTGCTCGACGCCCCGGCGCAGGCAGTGGGCACGGTGACCTCCGGAGGGACCGAGTCGGTGCTGCTCGCCGTGCAGGGGGCGCGTGACGCCCGGCCGGAGATCGAGCGTCCCTCGATGGTGCTCCCGGAGACGGCGCACGCGGCCTTCCACAAGGCCGCCCACTACTTCGGGGTGCGGGCGGTCCTGGTCCCGGTGGGTGCGGATTTCCGCGCCGACCCCGTGGCGATGGCCGCCGCGATCGACGAGACCACCGTGCTGGTGGCCGCCTCCGCGCCCTCCTACGCCCACGGCGTGGTCGACCCGGTGCCGGAGATCGCGGCTGCCGCGGCAGCCGCCGGGGTGCGTTGCCACGTCGACGCCTGCATCGGCGGCTGGGTGCTGCCGTACGCCGCCCGGCTGGGCCGTGCCGTGACGCCGTGGACCTTCGCGGTCGAGGGAGTCACCTCCATCTCGGTGGACACCCACAAGTACGCCTACGCCCCCAAGGGCACCTCGGTGCTGCTGCACCGCTCGCCGGCGCTGCGCCGTCCGCAGTACTTCGCCTCGGCCGCGTGGCCGGGCTACACCATGCTCAACTCGACCCTGCAGTCCACGAAGTCCGGTGGCCCACTGGCCGGCACCTGGGCAGTGGTGACCACGTTGGGCGACGAGGGCTACCTCCGGCTGGCCGCCGAGGTGCTCGAGGCGGTGGACCGGATCGTCGCCGGGCTGGCGGCCCTGCCCGAGCTGCGGCTGGTGGTCGCGCCGGACTCGACCCTGGTGGCACTGGCCTGCGACGAGAGCTGCGACCCGTTCACCGTCACCGACGAGATGGCGAGCCGCGGCTGGTACGTCCAGCCCCAGATGTCCTACGGCGACCAGCCGGCGACGCTCCACCTCTCGGTCAGCGCCGCCACCGGAGCGCACGTGGACGAGCTGTTGACGGCCCTGGCGGAGTCGGTGGCGGCCGCGGCGGAGGTCGGGCCGGTCCGGGTCGACCCGGACGTGGTGGCGTTCGTGGAGGCCCTCGACCCGTCGACCCTGAGCGAGGAGGACTTCGACGGTCTCCTCGCCGCGTCCGGACTCATCGGCGACCCGGGCGCCGGCCTGGCGCTGCCCGAGCGGATGGCCGAGGTCAACGCGCTGCTGGATGTGGCCTCGCCGGGGATGCGGGAGGCACTGCTGGTGGCGTTCCTGGATCGGCTGGCCAGACCGGTCAGGTGA
- a CDS encoding alpha/beta fold hydrolase, producing the protein MDLIPKPGQVVSAAGNVASMMLYGGLADLRPTPRTLIDEGELRELYHYRPEAGRPEHGDPVLLVTPLAAPAICYDLRRGCSLVEHLVAGGRLTYLVEYGPVSFRDRNLGMEHWVEEVLPSAVEEVSRHAGGRPVHVVGWSLGGIFALLAAADRPGLPIASLTVLGTPFDVRKVPLVAPVRPLLNLTAAGGPVNRLYQALGGAPQPLVRWAFQLTSVQKILTRPLVTVQHLDDAEYLSQLEAVDRFVANMAAYPGRTFGQLYHRFIRANGFAEGEFELGGRTIRVADISAPVLLFGGLTDGIAPIASIRAGIPLLTGAEEVRFEMVPGGHLGMLTGRQARHSTWRVLDEWLDQWSARPAPARKSRAKKAPAKKAAAKKRAAGKSTGDAAQPGIGANPARRYGSGGSRALAR; encoded by the coding sequence ATGGATCTGATCCCGAAGCCCGGTCAGGTCGTCTCCGCGGCCGGCAACGTCGCCAGCATGATGCTCTACGGCGGCCTGGCGGATCTGAGGCCCACGCCCCGCACCCTGATCGACGAGGGCGAGCTGCGCGAGCTCTACCACTACCGTCCCGAGGCCGGCAGGCCCGAGCACGGCGACCCGGTGCTACTGGTGACCCCGCTGGCTGCCCCGGCGATCTGCTACGACCTGCGCCGTGGGTGCTCGCTGGTGGAGCACCTGGTGGCGGGCGGGCGGCTGACGTACCTGGTGGAGTACGGCCCGGTCTCCTTCCGCGACCGCAACCTGGGCATGGAGCACTGGGTCGAGGAGGTGCTGCCGAGCGCCGTCGAGGAGGTCTCCCGGCACGCGGGAGGACGCCCGGTGCACGTGGTCGGCTGGAGCCTCGGCGGCATCTTCGCCCTACTCGCCGCCGCCGACCGGCCCGGACTGCCGATCGCCTCGCTCACGGTGCTGGGGACGCCGTTCGACGTGCGCAAGGTGCCCCTGGTGGCCCCGGTGCGCCCGCTGCTCAACCTCACCGCGGCCGGGGGTCCGGTCAACCGGCTCTACCAGGCCCTGGGTGGCGCGCCGCAGCCCCTGGTGCGCTGGGCCTTCCAGCTCACCAGCGTCCAGAAGATCCTCACCCGACCCCTGGTCACCGTGCAGCACCTCGACGATGCCGAGTACCTCTCCCAACTCGAGGCGGTGGACCGGTTCGTCGCCAACATGGCCGCCTACCCGGGCCGCACCTTCGGACAGCTCTACCACCGCTTCATCCGGGCCAACGGCTTCGCCGAGGGCGAGTTCGAGCTCGGCGGCCGGACCATCCGGGTCGCCGACATCAGCGCCCCGGTCCTGCTCTTCGGGGGGCTCACGGACGGGATCGCCCCCATCGCCTCGATCCGCGCCGGGATCCCCCTGCTCACCGGCGCCGAGGAGGTCCGCTTCGAGATGGTGCCCGGGGGCCACCTGGGGATGCTCACCGGGCGCCAGGCACGCCACAGCACCTGGCGGGTGCTGGACGAGTGGCTCGACCAGTGGTCGGCCCGCCCCGCGCCGGCGAGGAAGAGCAGGGCGAAGAAGGCCCCAGCAAAGAAGGCCGCTGCGAAGAAGCGCGCCGCGGGGAAGTCCACAGGCGACGCCGCCCAGCCCGGCATCGGCGCTAACCCGGCGCGCCGCTACGGCTCGGGAGGGTCGCGAGCGCTCGCGCGCTGA
- a CDS encoding FMN-binding glutamate synthase family protein, whose translation MSWRGAAGVAATALGGVVAYDLTQKKHAILRNFPVVGHFRYWAETVGPELRQYIVTSNDEERPFSRDQRRWIYASSKLENNYFGFGTDNDVEQVSGYPIIKHRTFMGSGAVTAPHGEEGVSVPSAKVLGGPRGRTHAFRPRSVVNVSGMSFGALSGAAIEALNRGAEIAGCLQNTGEGGLSPYHRAGGELVFQIGTAYFGCRDEHGNFDLGRLKDMVQSAPVRAIEVKLSQGAKPGLGGMLPGEKVSAEIAAIRGIPEGQDCASPSRHTAFDDVDSLLDFVELVASETGLPVGIKSAVGNMEFWDELGEEMSDRTRGVDFVNIDGGEGGTGAAPMIFADSVAYPFRVGFSQVYRRFAEAGLTDEVTFIGAGKLGLAENALVAFALGADMVNVGREAMMAVGCIQAQKCHTDHCPVGVATQNPRYTRGLDVGLKQQRLANYVVSLRRDLIKVSEAVGVPHPGFISVADIDILDGQRSAVSLADVYGYRPGWGELSGPLKEDLLAVMAAPHATTFA comes from the coding sequence ATGAGCTGGCGTGGAGCAGCAGGCGTGGCGGCCACGGCGCTGGGCGGGGTGGTCGCCTACGACCTGACGCAGAAGAAGCACGCGATCCTGCGCAACTTCCCGGTGGTCGGTCACTTCCGCTACTGGGCGGAGACGGTCGGGCCCGAGCTGCGGCAGTACATCGTGACCAGCAACGACGAGGAGCGCCCGTTCAGCCGGGACCAGCGCCGGTGGATCTATGCCAGCTCCAAGCTGGAGAACAACTACTTCGGCTTCGGCACCGACAACGACGTCGAGCAGGTCTCGGGCTACCCGATCATCAAGCACCGCACCTTCATGGGCTCCGGCGCGGTGACCGCGCCGCACGGCGAGGAGGGGGTCTCGGTGCCCTCGGCCAAGGTGCTGGGCGGACCTCGCGGACGCACCCACGCCTTCCGGCCCCGCTCGGTGGTCAACGTCTCCGGGATGAGCTTCGGTGCCCTGTCCGGCGCGGCGATCGAGGCGCTGAACCGCGGCGCCGAGATCGCGGGCTGCCTGCAGAACACCGGCGAGGGCGGGCTGTCGCCGTACCACCGGGCGGGCGGCGAGCTGGTCTTCCAGATCGGTACGGCGTACTTCGGCTGCCGCGACGAGCACGGCAACTTCGACCTCGGCCGCCTCAAGGACATGGTGCAGTCGGCCCCGGTCCGGGCGATCGAGGTCAAGCTCTCCCAGGGCGCCAAGCCCGGACTGGGCGGGATGCTGCCGGGGGAGAAGGTCAGTGCCGAGATCGCGGCGATCCGCGGTATCCCGGAGGGCCAGGACTGCGCCTCCCCGAGTCGGCACACCGCCTTCGACGACGTCGACTCCCTGCTGGACTTCGTCGAGCTCGTGGCGAGCGAGACCGGGCTGCCGGTGGGCATCAAGTCGGCCGTGGGCAACATGGAGTTCTGGGACGAGCTGGGGGAGGAGATGTCCGACCGCACCCGGGGCGTGGACTTCGTCAACATCGACGGCGGCGAGGGCGGCACCGGAGCGGCGCCGATGATCTTCGCCGACTCGGTCGCCTACCCGTTCCGGGTCGGGTTCAGCCAGGTCTACCGGCGCTTCGCGGAGGCTGGGCTGACCGACGAGGTGACCTTCATCGGCGCGGGAAAGCTGGGGCTGGCCGAGAACGCGCTGGTGGCCTTCGCGCTGGGTGCCGACATGGTCAACGTGGGCCGTGAGGCGATGATGGCGGTCGGCTGCATCCAGGCCCAGAAGTGCCACACCGACCACTGCCCGGTGGGGGTGGCCACCCAGAACCCGCGCTACACCCGGGGGCTGGACGTGGGGCTGAAGCAGCAGCGCCTGGCCAACTACGTCGTCTCGTTGCGGCGCGACCTGATCAAGGTCTCCGAGGCGGTCGGGGTGCCGCACCCGGGGTTCATCTCGGTCGCCGACATCGACATCCTCGACGGCCAGCGCAGCGCCGTCTCGCTGGCCGACGTCTACGGCTACCGCCCCGGCTGGGGCGAGCTCTCCGGTCCGCTGAAGGAGGACCTGCTGGCGGTGATGGCGGCCCCGCACGCCACCACCTTCGCCTGA
- the thrC gene encoding threonine synthase produces MSAATTESATPSTTPFLREGAFGHATGLSCRECGHKIELGPHYACPECFGPLEIAYDFPAVTREQIEAGPANIWRYKALLPVPDDIEQSPNMEPGFTRLLKAHNLGRELGIDNLWVKDDSTNPTHSFKDRVVACALSAAREFGSKVFACPSTGNLANAVAAAGARAGMKTVVFIPSNLERAKQVNSAVYTDSLVAVDGNYDDVNKLASEIAGEEEGWAFVNVNVRPYYAEGSKTLGYEIAEQLGWRLPDQIVIPVASGSQLTKVDKAFRELVKLGLVEDKPYKVFGAQATGCSPVSVAFKGGTDAIRPVKPDTIAKSLAIGNPADGIYVLDVCRRSGGAVEDIDDDAVRDGILLLARTEGIFTETAGGTTVGVLKKLVETGQLDPTLETVVINTGMGLKTLDAVSDRVGPAATIPPTYAAFAATGLTEENVNR; encoded by the coding sequence ATGAGCGCCGCGACCACTGAGTCCGCCACCCCGAGCACCACCCCGTTCCTGCGCGAGGGCGCCTTCGGTCATGCGACCGGGCTCTCCTGCCGGGAGTGTGGCCACAAGATCGAGCTCGGTCCGCACTACGCCTGTCCGGAGTGCTTCGGCCCGCTGGAGATCGCCTACGACTTCCCCGCCGTGACGCGGGAGCAGATCGAGGCCGGCCCGGCGAACATCTGGCGCTACAAGGCACTGCTGCCGGTGCCGGACGACATCGAGCAGAGCCCGAACATGGAGCCCGGGTTCACCCGGCTCCTCAAGGCCCACAACCTGGGGCGCGAGCTCGGCATCGACAACCTGTGGGTCAAGGACGACTCGACCAACCCCACGCACTCGTTCAAGGACCGCGTCGTGGCCTGCGCCCTGAGCGCGGCCCGGGAGTTCGGCAGCAAGGTCTTCGCCTGCCCCTCCACGGGCAACCTGGCCAACGCGGTGGCGGCGGCCGGAGCGCGGGCCGGGATGAAGACCGTGGTCTTCATCCCGAGCAACCTGGAGCGGGCCAAGCAGGTCAACTCCGCCGTCTACACCGACTCGCTGGTGGCCGTCGACGGCAACTACGACGACGTCAACAAGCTCGCCTCCGAGATCGCCGGCGAGGAGGAGGGGTGGGCGTTCGTCAACGTCAACGTGCGCCCCTACTACGCCGAGGGGTCCAAGACGCTGGGCTACGAGATCGCCGAGCAGCTCGGCTGGCGGCTGCCGGACCAGATCGTGATCCCGGTGGCCTCGGGCTCCCAGCTGACCAAGGTCGACAAGGCGTTCCGTGAGCTGGTCAAGCTGGGCCTGGTCGAGGACAAGCCCTACAAGGTCTTCGGCGCCCAGGCCACCGGCTGCTCGCCGGTGAGCGTGGCCTTCAAGGGCGGCACCGACGCCATCCGTCCGGTGAAGCCGGACACCATCGCCAAGAGCCTGGCCATCGGCAATCCCGCGGACGGCATCTACGTCCTGGACGTCTGCCGGCGTTCCGGGGGAGCGGTGGAGGACATCGACGACGACGCCGTGCGCGACGGCATCCTGCTGCTGGCCCGCACCGAGGGCATCTTCACCGAGACCGCCGGTGGCACCACGGTCGGCGTGCTGAAGAAGCTGGTCGAGACCGGCCAGCTGGACCCCACCCTGGAGACCGTGGTGATCAACACCGGGATGGGCCTGAAGACCCTGGACGCCGTCTCCGACCGGGTGGGCCCTGCGGCGACCATCCCCCCGACGTACGCCGCCTTCGCCGCCACCGGGCTGACCGAGGAGAATGTGAACCGATGA
- a CDS encoding DUF3263 domain-containing protein produces MDAANALHGHEEEPTRGLSERDSKILEFERHWWKYAGAKEQAVRDEFDMSSTRYYQVLNALIDREEALEADPLLVRRLRRLRSQRQRQRSARRLGFEV; encoded by the coding sequence ATGGACGCCGCGAACGCCCTCCACGGTCACGAGGAAGAGCCGACCCGCGGTCTGAGCGAGCGCGACAGCAAGATCCTGGAGTTCGAGCGCCACTGGTGGAAGTACGCCGGCGCCAAGGAGCAGGCCGTCCGCGACGAGTTCGACATGAGCTCGACCCGCTACTACCAGGTGCTCAATGCGCTCATCGATCGCGAGGAGGCCCTCGAGGCCGACCCGCTCCTGGTACGTCGTCTGCGCCGGCTGCGCTCCCAGCGTCAGCGCCAGCGCTCTGCCCGCCGTCTCGGCTTCGAGGTCTGA